The following coding sequences lie in one Alosa sapidissima isolate fAloSap1 chromosome 15, fAloSap1.pri, whole genome shotgun sequence genomic window:
- the LOC121684523 gene encoding putative gustatory receptor clone PTE03 encodes MENGSHPYYFYLTMYKDQRNIRYVYFTLVLILYLVILCLNISITLVIILDKMLHQPMYILIACLSVNSIYGATGLLPKMLTDLLLNTHAVSRSACFLQILVVYTYGSYEFTILTLMAYDRHVAICEPLKYHSIMTARALTIMVAVALIYPLCAIGSNVSLAFRLPLCGNELRKLYCSNWSVVQLSCVDTTLNNIVGMIITVVTVFLPLFFILYSYINILVICQRKSSDFKRKAMHTCLPHIVTFVNYSIAVFCEIIFSRYDLPDVVAVILSLEFLIIPPVLNPLVYGLNFLEIHRRIIIFLTPLKMSMTPD; translated from the coding sequence ATGGAAAATGGATCTCACCCATACTATTTTTACCTAACTATGTACAAAGATCAACGGAATATCAGatatgtatattttacattagtattGATATTATACCTTGTTATTCTGTGTTTAAATATATCTATTACACTGGTCATCATTTTGGACAAAATGTTGCATCAACCCATGTACATCTTGATTGCCTGTCTTTCAGTGAACTCTATTTACGGTGCCACTGGTTTGCTTCCAAAGATGTTAACCGATCTTCTGTTAAATACTCATGCAGTATCTCGTTCTGCATGTTTTCTACAGATTttagttgtctacacatatggGTCATATGAATTTACTATTCTAACATTAATGGCGTATGATCGCCATGTAGCTATTTGTGAACCCCTGAAATATCACAGTATCATGACAGCAAGGGCACTTACCATAATGGTAGCTGTTGCTTTGATATATCCATTGTGTGCCATTGGTTCCAATGTAAGTTTAGCTTTTAGGTTACCTTTATGTGGTAATGAATTAAGAAAATTGTACTGCAGTAACTGGTCTGTAGTTCAACTTTCTTGTGTTGACACTACATTGAACAACATAGTTGGAATGATCATTACTGTAGTAACAGTTTTTCTtccattgttttttattttgtattccTATATTAACATTCTTGTAATTTGTCAAAGGAAATCCTCTGATTTCAAAAGAAAAGCCATGCACACATGTCTTCCACACATAGTGACATTTGTCAACTACTCAATAGCTGTATTTTGTGAAATAATTTTTAGTCGTTATGACCTTCCAGATGTTGTAGCTGTGATTCTATCTCTGGAATTCCTTATCATACCACCAGTTTTAAACCCTCTTGTTTATGGATTAAATTTTCTAGAAATACACAGGAGAATAATTATTTTCTTAACTCCCTTAAAAATGTCAATGACTCCTGATTAA
- the LOC121684096 gene encoding uncharacterized protein LOC121684096: MLMPRHTSKERVYADLGDGTYFKNSPLFSVDKDALQIQLFYDDFETANPLGSKKGIHKLGAIYFTLRNFPPIFNSSLVNIHLCALFHAQDIKRYGFNSILEPLVHDMKILETEGLKMSMFKHMVCGTLVQVTGDNLGMHCLFGFVESFGAHYCCRFCLLEKECFQSVFCEDDPKVVLRTVEMHEHHCQTIQTDSKLPHVYGVKRNCLLNSLQYFHTANNFSVDIMHDILEGVGQFEVKLVLQYIQDNFLNADQIAGRIHAFDYGYNQQRNRPPRVKLFDGSNDLGLNAIQSCCLLRNMPLLFGDLIQTEDKYWHLLLLLLQIVNIAFSPILSEGMTIYLKHLIIDHHVLFKQLFPTVNLLPKHHFLIHYPRSIRNIGPILHMWCMRYEAKNNFFKRQLKSFKNITLTLAKKHQSCMAIYQETFSNERLTLGPGKLVTVSDLKSGPEIASKLGTCLSARVFSAKWIKHGTEYRPDFVICIAVTCEMPVFCKIKTIAVKDDDVLLCGQLMETICFDHHYHAFRIRLHPDRVSKVL; this comes from the exons ATGTTAATGCCCAGACACACATCCAAGGAACGTGTGTATGCAGATCTGGGAGATGGCACTTATTTCAAAAACAGTCCCCTATTTTCTGTTGACAAAGATGCCTTGCAGATTCAGCTGTTTTATGACGACTTCGAGACGGCGAATCCTTTGGGATCAAAAAAGGGCATTCATAAATTAGGTGCTATATATTTTACTCTAAGGAATTTCCCCCCAATCTTTAATTCCTCATTGGTCAATATTCATTTGTGTGCTCTTTTCCATGCACAGGATATCAAGCGCTACGGATTTAACTCAATACTTGAGCCACTAGTCCATGATATGAAAATTCTTGAAACTGAAGGACTTAAAATGTCCATGTTTAAACATATGGTTTGTGGTACCTTAGTTCAGGTCACAGGGGATAATCTCGGTATGCATTGTCTTTTTGGGTTTGTGGAGTCATTTGGAGCTCACTATTGTTGTCGTTTCTGCCTGCTTGAAAAGGAATGTTTTCAGTCTGTGTTCTGTGAAGATGATCCAAAAGTTGTACTGAGAACTGTTGAGATGCATGAACACCACTGTCAAACTATACAAACAGATTCTAAGCTACCTCATGTATATGGTGTGAAACGCAATTGTCTTTTGAACTCACTTCAGTATTTCCACACAGCAAATAATTTCTCAGTAGATATAATGCATGATATTTTGGAGGGGGTTGGTCAGTTTGAAGTCAAGCTTGTTCTCCAGTACATCCAAGACAACTTCCTAAATGCTGATCAAATAGCTGGTAgaa tacatgcATTTGACTATGGTTACAATCAACAACGAAATCGACCACCAAGAGTAAAGCTGTTTGATGGAAGTAATGATTTGGGGTTGAATGCCATACAGTCTTGCTGCTTATTGCGCAATATGCCTTTGCTATTTGGGGACTTGATACAGACGGAGGATAAGTACTGGCATCTTCTTCTTTTACTTTTACAAATAgtaaacattgcattttcaccGATCTTGTCAGAAGGCATGACCATTTACCTCAAACATTTAATCATTGATCACCATGTTCTCTTCAAGCAGTTATTTCCTACAGTCAATCTCTTACCAAAACATCACTTTTTAATTCATTATCCACGTAGCATAAGAAATATCGGCCCAATTCTGCACATGTGGTGCATGCGTTATGAAGCTAAAAATAATTTCTTTAAGAGACAGTTAAAAAGCTTTAAAAACATTACACTGACATTAGCCAAAAAGCACCAAAGTTGTATGGCAATATATCAGGAGACCTTCAGTAATGAAAGACTAACTTTGGGTCCAGGAAAGTTGGTGACAGTTTCTGATCTTAAAAGTGGTCCTGAGATTGCTTCCAAATTAGGAACTTGTTTGTCGGCCAGGGTGTTTTCAGCCAAGTGGATAAAACATGGTACAGAATACCGCCCTgactttgttatttgtattgcgGTAACATGTGAGATGCCTGTTTTTTGTAAGATCAAGACTATTGCTGTGAAAGATGATGATGTGTTGCTTTGTGGACAACTGATGGAAACTATTTGTTTTGACCATCATTACCATGCATTCAGGATTAGGCTGCATCCAGACAGAGTTTCAAAAGTGTTATAA